In the Dehalococcoidia bacterium genome, one interval contains:
- a CDS encoding hemerythrin domain-containing protein has protein sequence MPLPTQPLRDEHKYLFPHVETLRIAADSVGAATPADLRARVDEAYEFLTRHLIPHAHAEDKVLYPAIAKAMGAARATATMSRDHVEVGRLTDEVGRLRARLAKGALSKADEAPEALPEEVAALIEQREAARRRRDWTLADALRERLAGLGYRVIDTPEGPRREAMSARSSQGGLAL, from the coding sequence ATGCCGCTTCCCACCCAGCCTCTCCGCGACGAGCACAAGTACCTCTTCCCCCACGTCGAGACGCTGCGCATCGCCGCTGATTCCGTCGGCGCGGCCACGCCCGCCGATCTGCGCGCCCGCGTTGACGAAGCCTACGAGTTCCTGACGCGTCACCTCATCCCGCACGCCCACGCCGAGGACAAGGTCCTCTACCCCGCCATCGCGAAGGCGATGGGCGCGGCGCGGGCCACCGCCACCATGAGCCGCGACCACGTGGAGGTGGGCCGCCTCACCGACGAGGTGGGCAGGCTGCGCGCCAGGCTGGCGAAGGGCGCGCTGAGCAAGGCCGACGAGGCGCCCGAGGCCCTGCCGGAGGAGGTCGCCGCGCTCATCGAGCAGCGAGAGGCGGCGCGACGGCGGCGGGACTGGACGCTGGCGGACGCCCTGCGCGAGCGGCTGGCGGGGCTGGGCTACCGAGTGATAGACACTCCTGAAGGGCCGCGCCGCGAGGCTATGAGCGCTCGCTCGTCCCAGGGAGGTCTGGCTCTGTAG
- a CDS encoding Fic family protein, translating into MDKNLFLNSPSGHIVKVGRGEAEYWAFAPNSLPPPLDLGMDSVVLLSEADRALGELAGLGRTLPNANLLIRPFVRREAVLSSRIEGTQASIADLYQFEAAQLPLPGAVTAPRGSDVLEVFNYVRALDYGLERLTTLPVSLRLIREVHERLLRNVRGEEGTPGEFRTSQNWIGTPGCVLRDAHFVPPPVPEMNEALDALENYLHKPDDSFPPLVRLAFIHYQFETIHPFIDGNGRIGRLLIALLLVRWKLLPSPLLYLSAYFERNKPRYYDLLLAVSREGAWREWVNFFLSGIAEQARDAIERSRRLHDLHREWHGRLTTARTSALTLRLLDALFESPILTIPQAQAILGVRSYLSAQLNVKKLVNAGILKPYGRVSYGKMFAAEDIMRIVQS; encoded by the coding sequence ATGGATAAGAACCTGTTTCTAAATAGCCCATCGGGACACATCGTCAAAGTAGGACGCGGAGAGGCGGAGTACTGGGCATTTGCGCCAAACTCTTTACCCCCTCCTCTGGATCTCGGTATGGATTCAGTTGTGCTCCTCTCTGAAGCCGATCGCGCTTTGGGTGAATTAGCCGGACTAGGGCGAACCTTGCCCAACGCGAATCTTCTTATTCGACCTTTCGTACGACGTGAGGCGGTACTTTCCTCTCGTATTGAGGGAACGCAGGCGAGTATTGCGGACTTATACCAGTTTGAGGCAGCACAGCTTCCTTTGCCAGGTGCTGTAACAGCTCCGCGTGGATCTGATGTCCTGGAGGTATTCAACTACGTTCGCGCTCTGGATTATGGGCTGGAGCGGCTCACGACGTTGCCAGTCAGCTTACGCCTTATTCGCGAGGTTCATGAACGTCTTCTGAGAAATGTCCGTGGTGAAGAGGGGACTCCCGGAGAGTTCAGGACATCGCAGAACTGGATTGGAACTCCAGGGTGCGTCCTGCGAGACGCCCACTTTGTTCCACCGCCTGTGCCGGAAATGAACGAGGCACTGGACGCACTTGAGAATTATCTGCACAAACCAGACGACTCATTTCCGCCTTTGGTGCGATTGGCGTTTATTCACTACCAATTCGAGACCATACACCCGTTCATAGATGGAAACGGCCGTATTGGCCGTTTGCTCATCGCTCTGCTGCTTGTACGCTGGAAACTGCTGCCATCCCCCTTACTTTATTTGAGCGCCTACTTTGAGCGTAATAAGCCGAGATATTATGACCTACTGCTAGCTGTGAGCAGGGAAGGGGCGTGGAGAGAATGGGTCAACTTTTTTCTGAGTGGTATTGCAGAGCAAGCTCGCGACGCTATAGAGAGATCGAGACGACTCCACGATCTGCACAGGGAGTGGCACGGCAGATTGACGACGGCACGGACTTCGGCGCTGACGCTCCGGCTGCTTGACGCTCTGTTTGAGTCTCCCATCCTCACCATTCCACAAGCTCAGGCGATTCTCGGAGTTAGGTCCTACCTTAGTGCACAGCTCAACGTGAAAAAGCTTGTCAACGCGGGTATATTAAAACCTTACGGGCGAGTTTCTTATGGTAAGATGTTCGCCGCTGAAGATATCATGCGTATTGTTCAGAGCTAA
- the hisIE gene encoding bifunctional phosphoribosyl-AMP cyclohydrolase/phosphoribosyl-ATP diphosphatase HisIE, with product MQVQLDDKGLVPAIAQDAKTGQVLMMAYMDAEALRRTLESGQAWFYSRSRRDLWHKGATSGHYLNVRGVSLDCDGDTILLQVEPTGPACHTGATSCFFTPLAKGGAEFAKAPAAPRDVLRELAEVIEERKRTKPESSYTAKLLQGGIDRVGQKVIEEAGEAALAAMKPDKTSVASEVADLWYHTLVLLAACDLKPEDVWEELRKRRK from the coding sequence ATGCAGGTGCAACTCGACGACAAGGGCCTCGTGCCCGCCATCGCACAGGACGCGAAGACGGGCCAGGTCCTCATGATGGCGTACATGGACGCGGAGGCGCTGCGCCGCACGTTGGAGAGTGGTCAGGCGTGGTTCTACAGCCGCAGCCGCCGGGATCTGTGGCACAAGGGCGCCACATCCGGCCACTACCTGAACGTGCGCGGCGTGAGCCTCGACTGCGACGGCGACACCATCCTGCTCCAGGTGGAGCCGACCGGCCCCGCGTGCCACACAGGCGCGACAAGCTGCTTCTTCACCCCGCTGGCGAAGGGAGGCGCGGAGTTCGCAAAGGCCCCCGCCGCGCCGCGCGACGTGCTGCGCGAGCTTGCGGAGGTCATCGAGGAGCGGAAGCGAACTAAGCCCGAGTCCAGCTACACCGCGAAGCTGCTGCAGGGCGGGATAGACCGCGTGGGGCAGAAGGTCATCGAGGAGGCGGGCGAGGCGGCGCTTGCGGCCATGAAGCCGGACAAGACGTCGGTGGCGTCCGAGGTGGCGGACCTGTGGTACCACACGCTGGTGCTGCTGGCGGCGTGCGACCTGAAGCCGGAGGACGTGTGGGAGGAACTGAGGAAGAGGCGGAAGTAG
- a CDS encoding enoyl-CoA hydratase-related protein, whose amino-acid sequence MDYKELLLQRDAGVATITLNRPQVMNALNQALISELVRAVDEASRDDDVRVVVVTGTGRGFCSGLDIKEETSGGDAVGLEASAPMLTRLSAGRRGIQRIPRTFHACQKPVIAAVNGPAIGGGMDIASMADIRVASDTARFGMTHTMIARVSLDGGYYFLQRIVGHAKAMDLVLSCRIFDAQEALTMGYVSRVVPQAELAATAKALAAKIAGMSPVATRLAKQLLSQAHDSSLEQALEQVEVAMALIAATSDYSEGPRAFAEKRPPKFTGR is encoded by the coding sequence ATGGACTACAAAGAGCTGCTTCTGCAACGCGATGCTGGCGTGGCGACCATCACGCTGAACCGCCCGCAGGTGATGAACGCGCTGAACCAGGCGCTCATCTCCGAGCTGGTGCGCGCCGTTGACGAAGCGTCCCGCGACGATGACGTGCGCGTCGTGGTCGTGACGGGCACGGGGCGCGGCTTCTGCTCCGGGCTGGACATCAAGGAGGAGACGAGCGGCGGCGACGCGGTGGGCCTGGAGGCGAGCGCCCCCATGCTGACACGACTCTCGGCGGGACGGCGCGGCATCCAGCGCATCCCGCGGACGTTCCACGCGTGCCAGAAGCCCGTCATCGCGGCGGTGAACGGCCCGGCCATCGGCGGCGGCATGGACATCGCCAGCATGGCGGACATCCGCGTCGCGTCGGACACGGCGCGGTTCGGCATGACCCATACCATGATCGCCCGCGTCTCGCTGGACGGCGGGTACTACTTTCTGCAGCGCATCGTCGGCCACGCGAAGGCGATGGATCTGGTGCTGAGCTGCCGCATCTTCGACGCGCAGGAGGCGCTGACGATGGGCTACGTCAGCCGCGTCGTGCCGCAGGCGGAACTCGCGGCGACGGCGAAGGCGTTGGCGGCCAAGATAGCGGGCATGTCCCCCGTCGCCACGCGACTGGCCAAGCAACTACTGTCCCAGGCGCACGACTCGTCCCTGGAGCAGGCGCTGGAGCAGGTGGAGGTGGCGATGGCGCTGATAGCGGCCACCTCGGACTACTCGGAAGGCCCGCGCGCCTTCGCGGAGAAGCGCCCGCCCAAGTTCACGGGACGCTAG
- a CDS encoding MarC family protein — protein sequence MLDFLAGIGQPLLLSAIPIFVAIDPVGTLSFLLGLTQGMSSRERSRVTRFAILTALGLGLGFLAVGQLVFSLLGITQASFLVAGGVLLFILTTNDIVRGVSIPREAQPRQDEYVGVVPLGTPLVVGPAVLATLLLLVQRYHIAVVVAAFMLNLGLTWLVFAQADRITRVLGRAGLMVVAKIAGLLLAAIAVDMVRRGIMQFLTP from the coding sequence ATGCTCGACTTTCTTGCGGGGATAGGGCAGCCGCTCCTGCTGAGCGCCATCCCCATCTTCGTCGCGATCGACCCCGTGGGAACGCTGTCGTTCCTGCTGGGCCTGACCCAGGGCATGTCCTCAAGGGAGCGGAGCCGCGTCACCCGATTCGCCATCCTGACCGCGCTGGGGCTTGGCCTGGGGTTCCTGGCAGTCGGCCAGCTTGTCTTCTCCCTGCTGGGCATTACCCAGGCCAGCTTCCTGGTGGCGGGCGGCGTCCTCCTGTTCATCCTGACCACCAATGACATCGTGCGCGGCGTCAGCATCCCGCGGGAGGCCCAGCCACGGCAGGACGAGTATGTCGGCGTGGTACCGCTGGGCACGCCGCTGGTCGTGGGGCCGGCGGTGCTGGCGACTCTGCTGCTGCTCGTGCAGCGTTATCACATCGCCGTGGTCGTGGCCGCATTCATGCTCAACCTGGGTCTCACGTGGCTGGTCTTCGCACAGGCGGACCGCATCACGCGGGTATTGGGGCGGGCCGGACTGATGGTGGTGGCGAAGATCGCAGGGCTGCTGCTGGCGGCCATCGCGGTGGACATGGTGCGCCGGGGCATCATGCAGTTCCTAACGCCTTAG